Proteins from a single region of Schistocerca gregaria isolate iqSchGreg1 chromosome 3, iqSchGreg1.2, whole genome shotgun sequence:
- the LOC126355968 gene encoding leukocyte receptor cluster member 1 homolog, with translation MNILPKKRWHVRTKENIARVRRDEAKAAEEEKERQRRALLAEQEARTALLRKKARKDGGQSPDEGGIQITNKAQHVNLFDDLEEGKIVSSLKNEEHEREIKEEKEKYEKQIGYLTYLGQDTVEATGKIPWYDKVPDRKKAEPLMGMDAEVSTKSKLLNDPLRDIRKYLGVKEEQYLNKKNKTADANKKVSAHSSIIDNNLDTYKKQKDRKKKHKKNKKVKKKHKKHRKSKRISSDESSEVNSEVSSDEDQHDQKPNLEQLRAERLKREAEEKRKAEALLARLRGETVEEEKTETIAVPVKQKYNSQFNPELARQNFR, from the exons atgaatattcTTCCGAAGAAAAG ATGGCATGTCCGCACCAAAGAGAACATAGCCAGAGTCCGAAGAGATGAAGCAAAAGCTGCTGAGGAAGAAAAAGAAAGGCAGAGGAGGGCTTTATTGGCT GAACAAGAGGCCCGCACTGCTTTGCTCCGTAAAAAAGCAAGAAAGGACGGTGGTCAGTCTCCTGATGAAGGTGGAATTCAAATTACAAATAAAGCACAACATGTCAATCTCTTTGATGATCTGGAAGAGGGCAAAATTGTATCATCACTTAAGAATGAAGAGCATGAacgtgaaataaaagaagaaaaagagaaatatgaaaaacaaattggTTATTTAACATACCTAGGCCAGGACACTGTTGAAGCCACTGGGAAAATTCCATGGTATGATAAAGTTCCTGACAGAAAGAAAGCAGAACCATTAATGGGAATGGATGCAGAAGTATCTACAAAGAGCAAATTACTTAATGATCCTTTACGAGATAtaaggaaatatttaggtgttaagGAAGAACAATATTtgaataagaaaaacaaaacagcAGATGCTAACAAGAAAGTAAGTGCTCATTCAAGCATAATAGATAACAATTTAGACACTTACAAGaaacagaaagacagaaagaagaagcataaaaagaacaaaaaagtGAAGAAGAAACATAAAAAGCATCGGAAGTCAAAGAGAATTAGCAGTGATGAGAGCTCTGAAGTGAACAGTGAAGTTAGCAGTGATGAAGATCAACATGACCAAAAGCCTAACTTAGAGCAGTTACGAGCTGAACGCTTGAAACGTGAGGCTGAAGAAAAACGAAAAGCTGAAGCACTGCTAGCTAGGTTAAGAGGTGAAACTGTTGAAGAAGAAAAGACTGAAACCATAGCAGTGCCTGTAAAACAGAAGTACAATTCTCAGTTTAATCCAGAACTCGCAAGGCAAAATTTTAGATAA